A stretch of the Panicum virgatum strain AP13 chromosome 9N, P.virgatum_v5, whole genome shotgun sequence genome encodes the following:
- the LOC120690878 gene encoding IQ domain-containing protein IQM2-like, producing the protein MGLSISYPPDDYLPAVDDNMGRLFIRSLSFDDMEMEDAADSPSALSPSYGHGNLMLEGSLSFKRREADHVQMQTLSSVRSPKPDRDCCNTSPGAGTAGSSRFGPARDRPPDHPVDESDSPRHQAAALRLQKVYKSFRTRRQLADCAVLVEQRWWKLLDFALLKRNSVSFFDIEKPETAVSKWCRARMRAAKVGKGLSKDEKAQKLALQHWLEAIDPRHRYGHNLHFYYQCWLHCQSKQPFFYWLDVGEGKDVSLEDHCPRSKLHKQCIKYLGPKERESYEVIVEDKRLMYKLSRQIVDTTGSATGTKWIFVLSTCKTLYIGQKRKGVFQHSSFLAGGATSAAGRLVAENGVLKAVWPHSGHYRPTERNFQEFMNFLKDRSVDLSDVKLSPSEEGEEDGDFSLKGNHHSQLDLTELCERKEDSQEQEAVQGHGEQEAETRNDEPAQPSTMRKASSDNRLHGKRPPRLVISSNNRVPLPPAPQPSSRPLPSPGGKEIDPDSATFGECLDFCKRNLFAEDLYEEHGLDDLAEVPEALILSRINSKRAMRSYQLGKQLSFQWSTGAGPRIGCVRDYPSELQFRALEEVSLSPRGGRPARFPSPRPGALTPNSIPAGKCGSLTADGDGVSMSLKPRQRSATWTAF; encoded by the exons ATGGGGCTGTCAATCTCTTACCCACCGGATGACTACCTGCCAGCCGTGGACGACAACATGGGCCGGCTGTTCATCCGGTCCCTGAGCTTCgacgacatggagatggaggacgCAGCTGATTCGCCTTCGGCATTGTCCCCCAGCTACGGCCATGGGAACCTGATGTTGGAAGGCTCCCTGAGCTTCAAGAGGAGAGAGGCCGACCACGTTCAGATGCAGACTCTCTCGTCCGTCAGGAGTCCCAAACCTGACAGAGACTGTTGCAACACCAGTCCTGGTGCTGGCACCGCTGGTTCATCAAGATTCGGGCCGGCCCGAGACCGTccaccggatcatccagtcGACGAAAGTGACAGCCCGAGGCACCAGGCCGCGGCCCTCAGACTGCAGAAGGTGTACAAGAGCTTCAGGACAAGGCGCCAGCTTGCGGATTGTGCCGTTCTTGTGGAGCAACGATG GTGGAAATTGCTTGACTTTGCACTGCTCAAGCGAAATTCGGTGTCATTCTTTGACATAGAGAAGCCTGAGACTGCTGTTTCAAAATGGTGCCGGGCAAGAATGAGGGCTGCCAAG GTTGGCAAAGGTCTCTCCAAGGATGAAAAGGCCCAGAAACTTGCCTTGCAACATTGGCTTGAAGCG ATTGACCCTCGGCATCGGTATGGCCACAACCTGCACTTCTACTACCAATGTTGGCTCCACTGCCAGAGCAAGCAACCATTCTTCTACTG GTTGGATGTAGGTGAAGGGAAAGATGTCAGCTTAGAGGACCATTGCCCAAGATCGAAGTTGCACAAGCAATGTATCAAGTACCTTGGCCCT AAAGAGAGGGAATCGTACGAAGTGATAGTCGAGGATAAGAGGCTGATGTACAAGCTGAGCCGTCAGATCGTCGATACAACTGGAAGCGCCACGGGGACAAAGTGGATCTTTGTGCTGAGTACATGCAAGACACTTTATATCGGCCAG AAGCGGAAGGGCGTATTCCAGCACTCAAGCTTCCTTGCAGGGGGAGCCACTTCTGCTGCCGGGAGACTGGTTGCAGAGAATGGAGTTCTGAAG GCTGTGTGGCCTCACAGCGGGCATTATCGGCCGACGGAGCGGAACTTCCAGGAGTTCATGAACTTCTTGAAGGACAGGAGCGTGGATCTGAGCGATGTGAAG TTGAGCCCATCAGAAGAAGGTGAAGAAGACGGCGACTTCAGCCTCAAGGGCAACCACCACTCGCAGCTGGACTTGACCGAGCTCTGCGAGCGGAAAGAAGACAGCCAGGAGCAAGAGGCGGTGCAAGGCCATGGCGAGCAGGAAGCCGAGACCCGCAACGACGAACCCGCCCAGCCATCCACGATGAGGAAGGCCTCCTCGGACAACAGGCTGCACGGGAAGCGGCCGCCGAGGCTGGTGATCAGCTCCAACAACAGAGTCCCGCTGCCACCGGCCCCGCAGCCCAGCTCGAggccgctgccgtcgccgggCGGCAAGGAGATCGACCCGGACTCGGCCACGTTCGGCGAGTGCCTCGACTTCTGCAAGCGGAACCTGTTCGCGGAGGACCTGTACGAGGAGCACGGCCTGGACGACCTGGCGGAGGTGCCGGAGGCGCTCATCCTGAGCCGCATCAACTCCAAGCGTGCCATGCGGTCGTACCAGCTCGGGAAGCAGCTGTCCTTCCAGTGGAGCACCGGCGCGGGGCCGCGCATCGGCTGCGTCCGGGACTACCCGTCGGAGCTCCAGTTCCGGGCGCTGGAGGAGGTCAGCCTGTCGCCCCGTGGCGGGAGGCCGGCGAGGTTCCCGTCCCCGAGGCCGGGCGCGCTGACGCCCAACAGCATCCCGGCCGGCAAGTGCGGCAGCCTCaccgccgacggcgacggcgtgagCATGTCGCTCAAGCCCAGGCAGAGGAGTGCTACCTGGACTGCGTTCTGA
- the LOC120688963 gene encoding uncharacterized protein LOC120688963 yields MPAGLSTRRPHKGVWHAISGRPGGGQQPQLPRSSASGGAAYGPPARMRPQRSGARALLLARAPRARVHAPAPTQARASSQAALLRARASETAAAGPLSTNYPSWYKDVQVAIAVCEYDLALRQDKPAEPTDPNGDRTAIEKWERSDRMANMIIKNTITPAICGAIPDKDKDGNDLSAKAYLAKVEENFKSSSKTYASTLIMKMLTSQYDGQSGIREHIMSMCDMANKLKTLDMAISDGFLVHFIMTSLPAQYSPFKISYNTQKATWSMAELISYCVEEEERQKAERMKDAINMVSERFGRVSMSNTPKHQAESGSSRQHKRKFKGHKSKAVSHKKTSNERLCKFCKSPKHEQKDCHGFKEWLKNKGIQFDPNYKRGGAKSKSG; encoded by the exons ATGCCGGCCGGGCTCTCCACACGCCGGCCCCACAAGGGCGTGTGGCACGCCATCAGCGGGCGGCCGGGGGGCGGCCAGCAGCCGCAGCTCCCTCGGAGCAGCGCATCAGGTGGCGCTGCCTACGGGCCCCCCGCGCGCATGAGGCCGCAGCGGTCGGGAGCCAGAGCGCTGCTGCTGGCCAGGGCCCCGCGCGCTCGGGTGCATGCGCCGGCTCCCACGCAGGCGCGCGCGTCGAGCCAGGCGGCGCTCCTGCGGGCCCGCGCGTCTGAGACTGCGGCGGCTGG TCCATTGAGCACCAACTATCCAAGCTGGTATAAAGATGTTCAGGTGGCCATTGCTGTGTGCGAGTATGATCTCGCCTTACGTCAAGATAAGCCAGCAGAGCCCACTGATCCCAATGGTGATCGTACTGCCATTGAGAAGTGGGAGAGATCAGACAGGATGGCTAACATGATCATTAAGAACACGATCACTCCGGCCATCTGTGGTGCTATTCCTGATAAGGACAAGGATGGTAATGATCTGAGCGCCAAGGCATATCTTGCCAAGGTGGAGGAGAACTTTAAGAGTTCTTCCAAGACTTATGCTAGCACCCTGATCATGAAGATGCTGACTTCACAGTATGATGGGCAAAGTGGAATCAGGGAGCACATTATGagcatgtgtgacatggcaaatAAGCTGAAGACACTGGATATGGCTATCTCTGATGGTTTTCTGGTGCACTTCATCATGACTTCTCTGCCAGCACAGTACAGTCCCTTCAAAATAAGCTACAACACTCAGAAGGCGACTTGGAGCATGGCTGAGCTCATTAGCTACtgtgttgaggaagaagaaaggcagaaagctgAGAGGATGAAGGATGCTATCAACATGGTCAGCGAGCGCTTTGGGCGTGTTAGCATGAGCAACACTCCTAAGCATCAGGCTGAGtctggcagcagcaggcagcataagagaaagtttaagggccataagagcaaggccgtgtcacataagaagacctctaatgagaggctgtgcaagttctgcaagtcacctaaacatgagcagaaggattgccatggatttaaggagtggcttaagaacaaag GTATTCAGTTCGATCCGAACTATAAGAGAGGGGGAGCGAAGTCTAAGAGTGGCTGA